CACTTCAATCATATCTTGTGAACGCATTAGCATGTTATCCCTATCCAGTGACTGATTTTAGTTGGTTACATCCACAGTGGCAACGACATTGAATGGTTGGCTCAAGTAATACTTTTATGTCTAGCCTGCCAGAGTTTCTGATTGAATTGTTAGGATTTTAACTTGGAATTTAGAAACAGTGGTTATAGCATATGATCTATACTTATAGCAATCTAGCTTTTAGAATCAATCTTTGAGCAGAATTATTTATCCACCATGATTTTTGCATCTGCAGAGGATATCAATTGGATACTTCTTGGCTTCAATCTCAGAGATTTGGCTTGTTAGTAACATCTCGGTTGATTCAACACTGGCCTTTTTAAGGAAATACTATATTCAGTGGTTAGTTCGGACTTTTGGACCTTTACTATAGCTGTGGCTACCATTGTTTCCCTCCAGTTGCTGCTTGTtcctttgaagaaaaatggaaaaggggCAGCAGGGGATATCGAAACTGTCCATGTTCACTGTTTATGCAGGATTTCACCAAAGCATAGAAATGTGTGGTTCATAGATTTTCACACTACACTTATCAGACTGTAGGAAGACGAGAGGTTCTTTCATTAAGAAATGTCTACAACACTAGAAATCTATTAATTATCCAGAGTTTGAGAAAATTTCATAGAGGGTACCTAGAGGAGAAGGGTGGATTGGAGCAAAATAGGGAGTTTGGAAAATGTAGTGAATTTGGGCATCTCTGGGTTTTATGATGCATCTTCTCTCTTATTGAGATATAGGAGACAATCTCTTCATATGTCataaagctttttttttcttctatggaAATTGGTTTCTCGATCCAGGTGGCCACTCTCTCCATTTCTCCTCATAGAATGTACCATTGATGTAGTTATTTGCAGCCTTAATCACCTATCCTTCAAATTTATCATCACAGAGGACaactttgtctttcttttccattgatATATCATATCAAAGAAGTATGACAAGCTTGTTGGCTAAGCATGCCACAACCTTAAAGCACTTTCTTTGATGGGAAGTTTGCCTCTCGTGCTTCATATTGATAGTGTTGCATACATTCATGCTATAGGTGGTGTTGATGCTTATCTAGGATTTCCCCACTCCCAAGTATGCACATGCTTACTCATTTAAAGTTATTTTTACCTTGTGGGAACAACAATGTGTGttaataataatttagtttCAGTTACATGAAGAACAACCCAGTTTTTGGTTTATCGTTCAATCTACTGAGTCGACATAAAGATTTATGCTAAAGAAAGTAAGGAAAGTATGtgaattggaatagaaaagaaaagaaatagggaGTGAAGTCAAGAGCTAAGTATACTGATTGGAATGTGTCCCTGCTGTTGCCAAATGAGCTCTTCATATGTTGTGCAGGACAATGGCTATTTTGCTATGTGCACTTTACATGGGCATGGTTTATGGGCTTTATATTCCAGACTGGGAGTATCAAGCAGTTGGAATGAGCTTCTCTAGCAATCAATCCAGCCTTCAAAATGTGAGTTCTTGCGACAATAATTGTCAGTATTTCCTGATTTATGTTGTTCATCTGTTTGCTATTCTGTCCTTTACCTGCTTTTGGCTTATTCCTTATGCATCATGTGTTGGTTTTGGAAGTGATAGCAGAAGTACTTGCCTCAACATGTTTTGTGCAGCCACATGTCTTCTCTTAGGTTATATGTTGGTAAATTAGTCGGCAATGTATTTAATATGGAGTGTGTCTGGGGTAACTAGATAACATGCGGCAACTTAATCTTCTGTGATGTAGTAATGAATGGGAGTGcgaacattttcatgtttctcAAGTTTGTTGACCATTCACTGTGTCTTAGCTTCTTCATAATGCTTCAGTGAGGAAGCAGTATTCATCCTGATTGACCATGATTCTGCTAATAATTTCACATGAAATGAGCCCAAAATAGTTTTTTTGGCTGcatttcttgcttcttttcttgttttaggaTGTTGGTTTATGCACAAAAGCACAAATGAAAGCACAGagtcttttaccaaaaaaaaaaaaaaaaaaacacagagtCAGGCTAAGTGATCATGTAACTCTGGGCCTTTAAGGCTAGTTTATCACTTTCAAACAAAAGACTGAGTGATCATTACAAAATTAGTTATGGCAGTATATGACCTAATTCATCTCAAAAGGTAGTTCTCTCTATGAAGTGAAGTTTGCTTGATGATTATATGAGTTTCATATCAGTGGATTAGTCAGAATAATAGATGAGATATTAACTAAATCAAAATACAGTTTTAGTTTTTATGTGATTCTGTCTAGATCTTTGATTGGAGTATGTGCCTGATTATAGTTTCATGTCGAATTATtgcaatataatattatatccCCATATGCTATCTGATAGGTTTACTGCAAGACTAGGGGCAGTCTTGAACCTCCATGCAATGCTGTGGGCTTTGTCGATCGACATCTTCTTGGAGAGAATCATCTTTATCAGCGTCCTGTCTACAGAAGATCAAAGGTTTCAGTTAGCTCTAACAAATTGTCATATTTCTTGCATAATGCTTCCTAATTACCTTCATAGACATTGTCTTACATGCGATCTCTTGTTGTCAACAGGAATGTAGTGTCAATTCTCCTGACTATGGGCCCTTACCAGCAAATTCACCTGGTTGGTGCCTTGCTCCATTTGACCCGGAGGGTGTTTTGAGGTTTGATTGTCATGATCTACAAACTCATGTTGGGATTATTAAGATTTAGTTTCTTATACATTTAATAGCCTCATGGTCCTAATAAGCGAATCTCCAGCTCTTTGATGGCTGCTGTTACATGTTTTGTGGGTTTGCAGTATGGACACATTCTTGTCCATGTCAAGGTATGATGTTACTTTCTAATGTTTGATAATTATACTATAATGTATCCTTCCGTTCCCCCCTCccttttttggttttgaaaCTTGTCCAGCTAGTAGATGTTTTGGTTAAATGGTGACTATCATATTGTGTCTTTGCTACAGAGCCACGGGCAGAGGATGCTTTTCTGGTCCATGTTGTCCTTGCCCCTACTGCTGTCAGGATATGTTTTGGAGATCCTAGGTATAtttttttaactcaatttaTATTAGAAAATCCTCATTTCTTCTAAGCTGTGGCTTTTTGCTACGACAGGTATTCCTCTTTGTAAACCGCTATATACACCTAGCTATATGTGCATCACATCTGGAGTATCTGGTTTGGTGTTAACTGTGGTTTTTTACCTGGTAAGCTAATCTTTCTATGGATTCTTCATTGGTCCATAATGTTCGAGCAACTTCCTTCATCCcacttcttcctctctccctctttctttctggACACGGGGCTATCCTCCTCCTGTTCTATTGTCCTGTATGGATGGTGGAAAAACTTGCACAAAAGGGCAGAGCGTAGTGCTTAATGTTTACACCATGAACATGTCTATTAATGCGTTAATAGATCTTGAAGTAAAGGTATCCTATTAAGGAAAAACGAAACGTGAACTAAATGGAACAGTCATTTGCCACCTCCAATTTGGGTAATCTGATGTCTTCTTGTGTGTAAATGTAATAGCATGAATTCTAAGGTTGAGGAACTCTTTCTCATGAATTGGTCAATAAAAACTTGGTGCAGGTTGATGTGAAGCACTGGAGAATGCCAACAGTGTTTCTTCAGTGGATGGGAATGAATGCTCTCATCATTTTTGCTTTGGCAGCTTGTGAGCTTTTCCCTGCAGCCATGCAAGGATTCTATTGGCGCTCCCCTGAAAACAACTTGgtagaattttcttctttatctgcTGTCACAATTTTATTGTTCCTGCCTATTTTTCCATTTACAGAAGAAATTGGGACTGGATTGTTAACGGTATATGGAATTTCAAGATTAACACAGACAGGGAAGAACTTGGTCTGAAATTGGTGCCTCAAGCCAAaactgaaagagaaaaaggaaggctTCCATTTATACACTAATATCTTATGACTAGCTTAAGTTATGAGAAGTTTATATCGAATGTGACATTTTCTGTCTGCGTAAAGAGTTATTTAGCTGAACATTTGAGCAACAACAGTCAGTCAAACAAGATGGCTGGAGTTTAGCATTTAACTGAATCATATCTTGCATCTACTGAATGCTGAAATGATACGGTTGATCATGTTTGGAATGTTCCTTAGTGAATAATAACTTGAAGCCGTATATGTATTGCAGGTTGATATCGCTGAGAGGTTACTCCAGGGTGCATTTCATTCGAAGAAGTGGGGTACTTTGGTGTTTGTAATGCTTGAGATTTTGTTTTGGGGATGCGTTGCCGGTTTCCTTCATATGAAACGCTTATATGTCAGACTATAGTGTAAGCAATGTTCAAGTTTTAACTTTGTCATTGAGAAAGgtttttttgtgtattttccCCCTTTAAAAGGTAAATATCATTCCGGTCACGAATctcattttgcaatttatgaTAATAATGCACGGCAAATAACCCAGAAAATCAGCTAATCTTGTATTTAATTTCACCAAACAACTCACCTCATGTTTAAACAAGCCAAATTTGGAACATATAGTCATGGATGTTGACATGCTAATTGTTTGGTCATATGGTACATGTGTTGTGCTTCCTACTTTTTGGTTATGAAGTTTCATCCCGAGGCTAGATGCTTTTCGTTTTAATTCACTACCCACCTTTGAAATGGAAAATTGACTTTTGCATCTTTGTTCTATTAGTtctgtttggtaacatttctgttacgggaaacaatttctttttataaatagtctttttttgttcccgaaacaatttCTTAATAAAGGAACGTGTTtaataactacacaaaatttttattttcagaatataaaaagaataagaatgcagtttttaaaattcataaaaaaatttgtaatgtaaaatttcttataattttttttcttacttttcttaaTGCCATCGGCTGTAGCCATTGGCTGACCTTTGACCACCGCTGATGGTTGCCGCCCGCCATTGATACCCACTGTCCATGACCACTAAAGACGCCAACCGTCAAGGTTGATTGCCAATTGGCAGTGGCGGTCGGAGGTCGGTGGTTGGCGGCGACAACAACGGCAGTGGTGGAAGCCAGGCGATGGTGGAGTCGATGATCATCAACAGTGGGTGACGATGGGTAGCAGTGTCAACAGTCATCGGCAGTGGGCAGCAATGGCAATCGGTAGTGGGCAGCAATGGCAATCGGTCGACGACAATAGTTAGGCAGGAGTAGGCAGCAAAGTGGGGTGGCAGCCagcaaataagaagaaaagaaaataagaaaataacttatttctagaaattaatttctgagaataaaaagttatttttttctacttcttatttctattccaaatcttttCTTCGgccgaataaaaaaattaattgacgttactaaataaatttatatatatactttttttgtttcggaaacaaaagaaagaaattggaatAAGGCCTTAGTTGCCGGTCAGGAGAGTACAGAAAATACCCGACTGGTTCTGCTAGTCCCAACAAGACTCCCTCCACGTATTAGTCAGAGGGCGTTGACTTTCAGAGAGCTTTGTTTCTGTGCTTATCAATATCACTGCATTTAAAATATGGCTTGTTGTTGCCCTTACTGGTGGGGCAAAAAATTTGGCACGAGTCTCTTCATGAAATAGGGATTCGTGATGCATTGCGTATCAGCACTCCGGTAGTATCAGAGCTGAAGTAGAAGACACCGGATTATCGCCTGTGTACTCAAACCTATCAATTCCTGCTGCCTCCTGCTGCGGGATAACGAGGCAGACTAGGTTTTACAAGTAATGAACACGTGGAAATTTGTGAGCATCGGATTGTAACCTGTATGTTCAAACCTATCATTTTCTCCCCCCCTTTCATCACTTGAAGACATAAGCTTCTTTGGAGAAAGTGACGAGTCCATGTTTGTTCAGCAAAGGTCAATAAGGTAAGCagtaggaggaagaaaaaaccTGTATCTAATA
The sequence above is drawn from the Eucalyptus grandis isolate ANBG69807.140 chromosome 11, ASM1654582v1, whole genome shotgun sequence genome and encodes:
- the LOC104427979 gene encoding heparan-alpha-glucosaminide N-acetyltransferase, encoding MSTLIDVAEGASDSERQHRTPLLPHPSSPSPPPPDPRDEAAPEIAPETPPGDDDGRGARSPSSDRRLASLDVFRGLTVALMILVDDAGGAFPAINHSPWFGVTLADFVMPFFLFGVGVSVGLVFKKISSKPLATRKVIIRTLKLFLLGLLLQGGYFHGRNQLTYGVDVGKIRWLGVLQRISIGYFLASISEIWLVSNISVDSTLAFLRKYYIQWTMAILLCALYMGMVYGLYIPDWEYQAVGMSFSSNQSSLQNVYCKTRGSLEPPCNAVGFVDRHLLGENHLYQRPVYRRSKECSVNSPDYGPLPANSPGWCLAPFDPEGVLSSLMAAVTCFVGLQYGHILVHVKSHGQRMLFWSMLSLPLLLSGYVLEILGIPLCKPLYTPSYMCITSGVSGLVLTVVFYLVDVKHWRMPTVFLQWMGMNALIIFALAACELFPAAMQGFYWRSPENNLVDIAERLLQGAFHSKKWGTLVFVMLEILFWGCVAGFLHMKRLYVRL